The stretch of DNA agacagaggaagaggaagaagagaagggaggtaggaatgggggaaggacaaggagagaggggagaaatcGGGGAGAGATCTTAAGAAACACAATCAAATGACAAATCCCTAGGAAGCCCACCCAGCATCCCACAGCctggaagaaggggaaaagttAGGGAGCTACCAAGTGTGGCCATCACTTCTCCTTGGGCTCTGAGGACTCGATGCCATGCTTTGCTAACCCTGTCCTTTCCTTCTGGCTTAGATTTGCTTCGTTGACGTATCAACCCTCAATGTAGATGACAAAGACAACAAGGCGAGTGTAATTAGAGGGAGAAGAGTAGATCCTTTGGTTAAAATGGGGCTTAAAGGGTAGAAGCCCTTGGCTCTTTCTGGGCATTTGCACTTTGTACcccaaatttaaaaaagggaaatgggcAAGATCCACTTAGCAGTCTTCCCATCTGTGTCACCTCCCTGAGGATTTGGAAGAAGACGAGAGAAAGGACGGGCAGCCTTGAAGGGGGCTCATTGTGGGGGCTGGGGGGCGGGGGCTTTGGTTGGGGTTATCCCACCTCTTTATCCATAACAGGAAGGAGGAGGACCTAGTTCAGAGGGGGAACTGGACCTGGAAAGTCTGGAGGAAAAGGAGATAATCGTCATCAAGGACACAGAGAAATTAGACCAGTCTAAAGTAAGTACCTCCCCAAAGAGGGCGCTCTTCCGTGCCCCCACCCCGCCTCTCCTGGAGCAGGACTCTTTAGATGGTCCTCCCCATTCCCACTGTTTGCTTGACTCCGATTGGCAGCTAATCCCATTCAAAGCAGACTCTCAGAATTTGCCTAACTGCCCCTCTAGAGCCTCAGCATTCCGATGGAGCCCAGAGCCGGAGTTCTGAGCCTTTGGTGGGGGGGCAGAGCTCATCCACTGGGCGTGTGCTGTCCTGGGTGGCCCTTGCCTCAATAGAGCAGCACTTCCTCCCTGCTCCAGCCTGTCCTGCCggaggaaggaaacaagacaTTCTCAAACAGAGCTTTCAATGAGTTTCAGTTTGGGCCGGGGGGGAAGGGCCACACACAGCCTCCACACAGTGATGCAGAACCCAGAGCTTCTGCACAGCACAAGCATACACACTCCCACATTCAGGCAGAATATGCCAATCAAAGTGGCCCAGGTGGCCGGCAATAAACGCACTCGGAGAACGGAGCTGTACCGAGGCTCCTCCAGCCGTCCACTAGATGACTTGGGTCACATGTACAACGTGGTTCTGATTCACACATACGTGTGTACATGCCATAACTATACACTCACATACTATTTTTACTCTGACATATTGACACACATATTTGGAGAACCATCCCATGCCCCCCCCCATTTAACCGATCTTCCTCTGTTTGATGACTTTGGGAGGCTCGCCCCCAGTCTCCTAATCCGTTAAATGGGCAGGTTGGCCTTGACCTCTGAGGATCTCATGGGAGCTCCGTATGCTCCCGTTTGGCATTCCTGCTCACCAGCCACAGGCACACGTGCAAGCTGCCACACACACACGGTCACTGTTATCTTTCTGcctacatgtattattatttcaTCTCGTCACACCTGCAGACATGCTCCAGTAACTGGCAGGAGAGGGAGCTTGGTCATGCCGTCCCCTTTTTGTACATCTGCAGCCAGCCTCAATCCAGAAGATGCCTTTAGAGTGAGCACTCCTCAACTCCACAAACGTGGAGAAGTGTGCCATCTTGAGCTGCTCTGCCAGGCAGAAAGGATAAAACAGGGAAGCTTCCGCCCTGCCCctgcccccgcccccccccccacctaccTTCTGATTGTGGCTGGTTGTGACTGGGCGTGTGTCATCCTGCTTCTTCCTCCCCTTAGACCGAAGGATCCGTGTGCCTTTTCAAGCAAGCACCTTCGGACCCTATCAGTGTCCTCAACTGGCTCCTTAACGACCTTCAGAAATACGCTCTTGGCTTCCAGCACGCTCTGAGCCCCTCCTCCTCTAGCTGTAAGCACAAAGTTGGGGACCTTGAAGGTGGGTACCGTAGTCATCCTAATAAAGACAACTGCTACAGTGTCTACGCTGACGAGCTGAGCATGGACTACATGGCAAACAATCCCCACAACCTGCGCCTGGAGATGGCCGCAGCCAAGAACACCAACAACAATCAGAGTCCTTCGAGCCCCCCGGCTAAGTCGCCCAGCACACAGAGAGCCGTCATATCTCCCGATGGGGAATGCTCCATGGATGACCTCTCCTTCTATGTCAACCGCCTGTCCTCCCTCGTGATCCAGATGGCTCGCAAGGAGATCAAGGAGAAGCTAGAAGGAGGAAGTAAGTGCTTGCACCACTCCATCTATGCCTCCACGGGAGACAAAGGCAAGAGCAGCCCCCGAAGTGCAGTCAGCAAGATTGCCTCCGAAATGGCCCACGATGCAGTCGAGGTGACTTCTGCTGAAATGCGTAGCCCTGGAGACCTTGATCACAAGGACCGGAAAACCTTCCTATACAGCGAATTATCCAATAAGAGCAAGGGAGGATCTGACAAACAGATGTGCCAGAGAGACAGTAAAGAATTTGCCGACTCCATCAGCAAAGGCCTGATGGTGTACGCCAACCAAGTGGCCTCTGACATGATGGTCTCTGTCATGAAGACCCTGAAAGTGCATAGTTCTGGCAAGCCCATCCCAGCCTGTGTCGTGTTGAAGAGAGTCCTGCTAAAGCACACCAAAGAGATTGTATCCGATTTAATCGATTCCTGCATGAAAAACTTACATAATATCACTGGCGTCCTGATGACCGACTCCGACTTTGTCTCTGCTGTGAAAAGAAACCTGTTCAACCATGGCAAACAGAATGCAGCCGACATCATGGAGGCTATGCTGAAACGCCTAGTCAGTGCCCTCcttggggagaaaaaagaaaccaaatccCAGAGTCTGGCCTACGCATCGTTGAAAGCTGGAACCCACGATTGCAAGAACAAGAATCAGACCGGCCTTGAATTTTCTGCCATGAAAGCCGAGATGatgaaggggggagggaaagataaAGGGAAAATGAAGACTGACCAATGCAAATCCCTGACCAGCGCTGAGAAAGTCAGCGAACACATCCTCAAAGAAAGCCTCACCATGTGGAACCAAAAGCAAACTGGTggccagaccaagtgccatgccagCAGCAAAGTGGGCCCCTGCcgtgaagagaagagggagaagatcaGCCCTTCCACAGATTCCTTGGCCAAGGACCTGATCGTCTCGGCCCTGATGTTGATCCAGTACCATCTGACCCAACAGGCTAAAGGCAAAGATGGTCTTGAAGAACCTGTCATTGAACAACCTGCGTCCACAATGGCCTACAGCATGACCCAGGGTGGCCATTATGAGAAATGTGGCGGCGGCCAGAGCGCCAAGGCACTCTCCATGAAACATCTAGAATCACGAAGCACCGGCCAATGCGCTGGCCCGTCCACTTCACCCAAAGAGCTGGACACTCAAAAACTGGACATGTCCAACATCGTTTTGATGCTCATCCAGAAGCTCCTGAGCGAGAGTCCCTTCAGCCTGGATGAGCAATGCGAAGGTGAGAGCAAACGGGCCGAGTCCAAATCCAAAGTCTCCTCTTGTACATCAAAGCGGTCCGACAGAGGTGAGGAACACTTCCAAGACCATCAGGAatttgattttatc from Gracilinanus agilis isolate LMUSP501 unplaced genomic scaffold, AgileGrace unplaced_scaffold2702, whole genome shotgun sequence encodes:
- the LOC123254632 gene encoding A-kinase anchor protein 4-like, with the protein product ICFVDVSTLNVDDKDNKEGGGPSSEGELDLESLEEKEIIVIKDTEKLDQSKTEGSVCLFKQAPSDPISVLNWLLNDLQKYALGFQHALSPSSSSCKHKVGDLEGGYRSHPNKDNCYSVYADELSMDYMANNPHNLRLEMAAAKNTNNNQSPSSPPAKSPSTQRAVISPDGECSMDDLSFYVNRLSSLVIQMARKEIKEKLEGGSKCLHHSIYASTGDKGKSSPRSAVSKIASEMAHDAVEVTSAEMRSPGDLDHKDRKTFLYSELSNKSKGGSDKQMCQRDSKEFADSISKGLMVYANQVASDMMVSVMKTLKVHSSGKPIPACVVLKRVLLKHTKEIVSDLIDSCMKNLHNITGVLMTDSDFVSAVKRNLFNHGKQNAADIMEAMLKRLVSALLGEKKETKSQSLAYASLKAGTHDCKNKNQTGLEFSAMKAEMMKGGGKDKGKMKTDQCKSLTSAEKVSEHILKESLTMWNQKQTGGQTKCHASSKVGPCREEKREKISPSTDSLAKDLIVSALMLIQYHLTQQAKGKDGLEEPVIEQPASTMAYSMTQGGHYEKCGGGQSAKALSMKHLESRSTGQCAGPSTSPKELDTQKLDMSNIVLMLIQKLLSESPFSLDEQCEGESKRAESKSKVSSCTSKRSDRGEEHFQDHQEFDFISGMKQVNRQFVDQLVESVMKLCLIMAKYSNNGAGLAELEEQAGANPANYRASSNSRCAQDAMMSHSYHENPGPEVIVNNQSSTSNLQKQLQAVLQWIAASQFNVPMLYFMGDEDGQLEKLPEVSAKAAEKGYSVGDLLQEVMKFAKERQLDEAVGNMARKQLLDWLLANL